In Candida orthopsilosis Co 90-125, chromosome 4 draft sequence, a single genomic region encodes these proteins:
- a CDS encoding Cyb2 cytochrome b2 precursor protein, which produces MVLALSEVAKHNTKQDCWVIIHDKAYDLSDFVDEHPGGSAIILKYAGKDATKAFDPIHPSDTLTKYLAPKYHKGEVEKKVNQPVKKVVKKKKESAEKQPQQSNANSNSNVVDEFDVEYDEQDGKDPLPVPSQNSTDASDADEEEEVMLDEDGEPIPKEEVQRLKRVENKPDLGQIYNLNDFEFVARHTMEKIAWAYYSSGCDDEITMRENHLSYQRIFFKPRVMVDVTNIDLSTTMLGTNTSAPFYVTATALGRLGHPDGEKVLTRGCAKQDIIQMIPTLASCSFDEIVDQATDKQTQWFQLYVNSNKEISKKLIQHAEKRGIKGLFITVDAPQLGRREKDMRSKDVTDLSHVQGEGDEADRSQGAARAISSFIDTALNWKDLKWFKSITKMPIILKGVQCVEDAIMAAEHGCQGVILSNHGGRQLEFSRAPIEVLIELMPILRERGLDKNFEVYVDGGVRRATDILKAICLGAKGVGIGRPFLYAMSTYGDDGVVKAMQILKDEMIMNMRLLGVTSIDQLNEQYVDVRNFSNRFVPEDKLFRNVYQPLISPPFKEAKF; this is translated from the coding sequence ATGGTTCTTGCATTATCAGAAGTAGCTAAACACAACACCAAACAAGATTGTTGGGTTATTATCCACGACAAAGCTTATGATCTATCggattttgttgatgagcATCCAGGTGGGTCAGCTATTATATTAAAATATGCTGGTAAGGATGCAACTAAAGCATTCGATCCAATACATCCTTCGGATACATTAACTAAATATTTAGCCCCCAAATATCATAAaggtgaagttgaaaagaaagttaATCAACCAGTGAAAAAAGTggtaaagaagaagaaggagagTGCAGAaaaacaaccacaacaaagCAACGCCAACTCTAATAGCAAtgtggttgatgaatttgatgtcGAGTATGATGAACAAGACGGTAAGGATCCACTTCCAGTGCCACTGCAAAATTCTACAGATGCTAGTGATGCagatgaggaagaagaagtgATGCtcgatgaagatggagaaCCTATTCCTAAAGAGGAAGTACAACGTCTCAAGCGAGTTGAAAATAAACCAGATTTGGGTCAAATTTACAACTTGAACGATTTCGAATTTGTTGCAAGACACACAATGGAAAAGATTGCTTGGGCTTATTATTCATCTGGTTGTGATGACGAAATTACAATGAGGGAAAATCATTTGAGTTACCAACgtatatttttcaaacccCGTGTTATGGTTGATGTCACCAATATCGATTTATCAACCACAATGTTAGGTACAAACACGTCAGCACCATTTTATGTCACAGCCACTGCATTGGGTAGATTGGGTCATCCAGATGGAGAGAAAGTCTTGACCAGAGGATGTGCTAAACAAGATATTATACAAATGATACCGACATTAGCTTCTTGTTCATTTGATGAGATTGTTGATCAAGCCACTGATAAACAAACTCAATGGTTTCAATTATATGTCAACTCAAACAAGGAAATCTCCAAGAAACTTATTCAACATGCTGAGAAAAGAGGAATCAAAGGTTTGTTCATCACCGTTGATGCTCCACAATTGGGTAGACGTGAAAAAGATATGAGATCCAAAGATGTTACTGATTTGAGTCATGTTCAAGGAGAAGGGGATGAAGCTGATCGTTCGCAAGGTGCCGCTAGAGCCATTTCGTCATTTATAGATACTGCATtaaattggaaagatttgaaatggTTTAAATCAATCACCAAAATGCCAATTATCTTGAAAGGTGTTCAATGTGTTGAAGATGCAATTATGGCAGCAGAGCATGGTTGTCAAGGTGTCATTTTGAGTAATCATGGTGGTCgtcaattggaattttcTCGTGCTCCAATTGAAGTGCTTATTGAATTAATGCCAATTTTAAGAGAACGTGGATTAGACAAAAACTTTGAAGTTTATGTTGATGGGGGTGTTAGAAGAGCCActgatattttgaaagcAATTTGTTTAGGAGCCAAGGGAGTGGGCATTGGACGTCCATTTCTTTATGCCATGTCTACTTatggtgatgatggtgtTGTTAAAGCTATGCAAATTTTAAAAGATGAAATGATTATGAATATGAGATTGTTGGGAGttacttcaattgatcaattgaatgaacaaTATGTTGATGTGAGAAACTTCAGTAATCGATTTGTTCCTGAGGATAAATTATTTAGAAATGTTTACCAACCTTTGATTAGTCCTCCTTTTAAGGAAGCTAAGTTCTAG